Proteins encoded by one window of Streptomyces sp. NBC_01571:
- a CDS encoding DEAD/DEAH box helicase produces MTTTATTASSSHHLSPAFPGRAPWGTAGKLRAWQQGAMERYIQEQPRDFLAVATPGAGKTTFALTLASWLLHHHVVQQVTVVAPTEHLKKQWAEAAARIGIKLDPEYSAGPLSKEYQGVAVTYAGVGVRPMLHRNRSEQRKTLVILDEIHHAGDSKSWGEACLEAFEPATRRLALTGTPFRSDTNPIPFVTYEEGNDGIRRSSADYTYGYGSALGDGVVRPVIFLSYSGNMRWRTKAGDEIAARLGEPMTKDAISQAWRTALDPRGEWMPSVLRAADQRLTEVRKGIPDAGALVIASDQDSARAYAKLIREITGTKATLVLSDDAGASNRIDEFSHSDDRWMVAVRMVSEGVDVPRLAVGVYATTISTPLFFAQAVGRFVRSRRRGETASVFLPTVPDLLGFANEMEVERDHVLDKPKKEGEEDPYAESEKEMDEANKEQDEDTGEQEQFSFEALESEAVFDRVLYDGAEFGMQAHPGSEEEQDYLGIPGLLEPDQVQMLLQKRQARQIAHSRKKPDEEADLLELPADRRPVVSHKEMLELRKQLNTMVGAYVHQSGKPHGVIHTELRRVCGGPPSAEATAGQLRQRIAKVQEWATRMR; encoded by the coding sequence GTGACTACCACCGCCACCACCGCGTCCTCCTCGCACCACCTGTCACCCGCCTTTCCCGGGCGCGCCCCCTGGGGCACCGCGGGCAAGCTGCGCGCCTGGCAACAGGGGGCGATGGAGAGGTACATCCAGGAGCAGCCGCGCGATTTCCTCGCCGTCGCCACCCCCGGCGCCGGCAAGACGACGTTCGCGCTGACCCTCGCGTCCTGGCTGCTGCACCATCACGTGGTGCAGCAGGTGACCGTGGTCGCGCCGACCGAGCACCTGAAGAAGCAGTGGGCGGAGGCTGCGGCGCGGATAGGGATCAAGCTGGACCCCGAGTACAGCGCGGGCCCGCTCAGCAAGGAGTACCAGGGCGTCGCCGTGACGTACGCCGGTGTCGGCGTGCGGCCGATGCTGCACCGCAACCGCTCCGAGCAGCGCAAGACCCTCGTCATCCTCGACGAGATCCACCACGCCGGTGACTCCAAGTCCTGGGGCGAGGCCTGCCTCGAAGCGTTCGAGCCGGCCACCCGTCGGCTCGCGCTGACCGGTACGCCCTTCCGGTCCGACACGAACCCGATCCCCTTCGTCACCTACGAGGAGGGGAACGACGGGATCCGGCGGTCGTCCGCCGACTACACCTACGGGTACGGGTCCGCCCTCGGCGACGGCGTCGTGCGGCCCGTCATCTTCCTCTCCTACAGCGGCAACATGCGGTGGCGCACGAAGGCGGGCGACGAGATCGCGGCCCGGCTCGGGGAGCCGATGACCAAGGACGCCATCAGCCAGGCCTGGCGCACCGCGCTCGACCCGCGCGGCGAGTGGATGCCCAGTGTGCTGCGCGCCGCCGACCAGCGGCTGACCGAGGTGCGCAAGGGCATCCCGGACGCCGGTGCCCTCGTCATCGCCTCCGACCAGGACTCGGCCCGCGCCTACGCCAAACTGATCCGTGAGATCACCGGTACGAAGGCGACCCTCGTCCTGTCCGACGACGCCGGCGCCTCGAACCGCATCGACGAGTTCAGCCACAGCGACGACCGGTGGATGGTCGCGGTGCGCATGGTCTCCGAGGGCGTCGACGTTCCACGGCTCGCCGTCGGCGTGTACGCGACCACGATCTCGACCCCCCTGTTCTTCGCGCAGGCCGTCGGCCGTTTCGTCCGCTCCCGGCGGCGCGGCGAGACCGCCTCCGTCTTCCTCCCGACCGTCCCCGACCTCCTCGGCTTCGCCAACGAGATGGAGGTCGAGCGCGACCACGTCCTCGACAAGCCCAAGAAGGAGGGCGAGGAGGACCCGTACGCCGAGTCCGAGAAGGAGATGGACGAGGCGAACAAGGAGCAGGACGAGGACACCGGCGAGCAGGAGCAGTTCTCCTTCGAGGCGCTGGAGTCCGAGGCCGTCTTCGACCGGGTGCTGTACGACGGCGCCGAGTTCGGGATGCAGGCCCACCCGGGGAGCGAGGAGGAGCAGGACTACCTCGGGATTCCCGGGCTGCTGGAGCCCGACCAGGTGCAGATGCTGCTGCAGAAGCGGCAGGCCCGGCAGATCGCGCACAGCCGCAAGAAGCCCGACGAGGAGGCCGATCTCCTCGAACTCCCCGCCGACCGGCGTCCGGTGGTCTCGCACAAGGAGATGCTGGAACTGCGCAAGCAGCTCAACACCATGGTCGGCGCGTACGTCCACCAGAGCGGCAAGCCGCACGGGGTGATCCACACCGAGCTGCGGAGGGTGTGCGGCGGGCCGCCGAGCGCGGAGGCCACCGCGGGGCAGCTGCGCCAGCGGATCGCCAAGGTGCAGGAGTGGGCCACCCGGATGCGGTGA
- a CDS encoding MFS transporter — translation MTALEPRDAATARPQTGAQAREGVLSGPYRALSVGIVSVVLLIAFEATAVGTAMPVAARELDGVALYAFAFSGYFTTSLFGMVLAGQWSDRDGPLGSLTTGIGAFAAGLILSGTAGGMWLFVLGRAVQGLGGGLVIVALYVVVGQAYPERLRPSIMAGFAAAWVVPSVVGPLAAGAVTEHLGWRWVFVGMPVLVVLPLALALPQIRRRTRGRPADAAFVPAGRRRIRSALGIALGAGLLQYAAQDLRWLSLVPAAAGAALLVPAVLRLLPAGTYRAARGLPSVVLLRGVAAGSFVAAESFVPLMLVTQRGLSPTLAGFSLAAGGGTWALGSYVQSRPRVEPYRERLMFFGMVLVAAAIAAVPSVLLHAVPVWTVAVAWGFGCFGMGLVIASTSVLLLHLSAPEEAGANSASLQISDALSNIVLLAAGGAAFASLGGGTVTDTAASAAGSHPAAFAAVFLPMAGVALAGAWVTTRLRAL, via the coding sequence ATGACCGCACTGGAACCACGGGACGCCGCAACCGCCCGGCCGCAGACCGGGGCCCAGGCCCGGGAAGGGGTGCTGAGCGGGCCGTACCGGGCGCTCAGCGTCGGGATCGTCTCCGTCGTGCTGCTGATCGCGTTCGAGGCGACGGCGGTCGGCACGGCCATGCCCGTGGCGGCCCGCGAGCTCGACGGGGTCGCGCTCTACGCGTTCGCGTTCTCGGGCTACTTCACGACGAGCCTGTTCGGGATGGTGCTCGCCGGCCAGTGGTCGGACCGGGACGGCCCCCTGGGCTCGCTGACCACGGGAATCGGGGCCTTCGCGGCGGGACTGATCCTGTCCGGTACGGCCGGCGGCATGTGGCTGTTCGTGCTCGGGCGGGCGGTGCAGGGGCTCGGCGGCGGCCTGGTGATCGTCGCGCTGTACGTGGTCGTGGGGCAGGCCTACCCGGAGCGGCTGCGGCCGTCGATCATGGCGGGCTTCGCGGCGGCCTGGGTGGTGCCGTCCGTGGTCGGGCCGCTCGCGGCGGGCGCGGTCACCGAACACCTCGGCTGGCGCTGGGTGTTCGTCGGCATGCCGGTTCTGGTCGTCCTCCCGCTGGCCCTCGCCCTGCCGCAGATCCGGCGGCGCACGCGGGGACGGCCGGCGGACGCCGCCTTCGTGCCCGCGGGCCGGCGGCGCATCCGCTCGGCGCTCGGGATCGCCCTCGGGGCGGGGCTGCTCCAGTACGCCGCCCAGGACCTGAGATGGCTGTCCCTCGTCCCGGCCGCGGCGGGGGCCGCGCTGCTCGTCCCGGCCGTGCTGCGGCTGCTCCCGGCCGGCACCTACCGGGCCGCGCGCGGCCTGCCCTCCGTGGTGCTGCTGCGCGGGGTCGCGGCCGGCTCCTTCGTCGCCGCCGAGTCCTTCGTGCCGCTCATGCTGGTCACCCAGCGCGGGCTGTCACCGACGCTCGCCGGGTTCTCGCTCGCGGCGGGCGGCGGGACCTGGGCGCTGGGTTCGTACGTGCAGTCGAGGCCGCGCGTGGAGCCGTACCGGGAGCGGCTGATGTTCTTCGGGATGGTGCTGGTCGCGGCCGCGATCGCCGCCGTGCCCAGCGTCCTGCTGCACGCCGTGCCGGTGTGGACCGTCGCGGTCGCCTGGGGGTTCGGCTGCTTCGGGATGGGGCTGGTGATCGCCTCGACCAGTGTGCTGCTGCTCCATCTCTCGGCACCCGAGGAGGCCGGCGCGAACTCCGCCTCGCTGCAGATCTCCGACGCCCTCTCCAACATCGTCCTGCTCGCGGCAGGCGGCGCGGCCTTCGCCTCCCTGGGCGGCGGCACGGTCACGGACACGGCCGCCTCGGCGGCCGGCTCCCACCCCGCCGCCTTCGCCGCCGTGTTCCTGCCGATGGCAGGCGTGGCACTGGCAGGCGCCTGGGTGACGACCCGGCTGCGCGCGCTGTGA
- a CDS encoding IclR family transcriptional regulator has translation MTAETSQTLDRGLRVLKLLADTDHGLTVTELSNKLGVNRTVVYRLLATLEQHALVRRDLGGRARVGLGVLRLGRQVHPLVREAALPALRALAEDIGATAHLTLVDGTEALAVAVVEPTWTDYHVAYRAGFRHPLDRGAAGRAILSARQAPVGEPGYTLTHGELEAGASGAAAPLLGVTGVEGSVGVVMLADSVPERVGPRVMDAAREVADALR, from the coding sequence GTGACCGCGGAGACCTCTCAGACGCTCGACCGGGGACTGCGCGTCCTCAAGTTGCTCGCCGACACTGATCACGGGCTGACGGTCACCGAGCTCTCGAACAAACTGGGTGTCAACCGGACCGTCGTGTACCGGTTGCTCGCCACGCTGGAGCAGCACGCGCTGGTGCGCCGTGATCTGGGCGGCCGCGCCCGGGTCGGGCTCGGGGTGCTGCGCCTGGGCCGCCAGGTGCATCCGCTGGTGCGGGAGGCCGCGCTGCCCGCGCTGCGCGCGCTGGCCGAGGACATAGGGGCCACCGCGCATCTCACGCTCGTCGACGGGACCGAGGCCCTCGCCGTCGCCGTCGTCGAGCCCACCTGGACCGACTACCACGTCGCCTATCGCGCCGGGTTCCGCCACCCGCTGGACCGGGGTGCGGCGGGCCGCGCGATCCTCTCCGCCCGGCAGGCGCCCGTGGGCGAGCCCGGATACACGCTCACGCACGGGGAACTGGAGGCGGGTGCGAGCGGCGCCGCGGCACCGCTCCTCGGCGTGACCGGTGTCGAGGGCAGCGTGGGCGTCGTCATGCTCGCGGACTCCGTGCCGGAGCGGGTCGGGCCGCGGGTCATGGACGCGGCCCGTGAGGTCGCGGACGCCCTGCGCTGA